The Polaribacter sp. HaHaR_3_91 genomic sequence TAATCAAGATTGGACTGCGCCAGGTGGAACAAGAGGCCCTAAAGTTGATGAAAATGGAAAAGAAGCTACATTTGAAGATTATTTCTACAATAAATGTAAGCCACAAGTAAAAGAAATATGCTCTAACTACGGACAAATTGATTTTGTTTGGTTTGATACTCCTGGAGATATGGAGGAAAAATATGTGGTAGAATTAGCAGATATGGTAAGAGAATTACAACCAAATGCAATGATGTGTAGTAGAGTTGGTTATGGTTTAGGAGACTATGCTAGTGTTGGAGATATGGAGGTGCCTACAAAAAAAATTAAAGGATTATGGGAAACTGCAGATACAAACAATGATTCATGGTCTTATGCTTGGTATGATAACAACTTTAAGAGTCCTAAAGTAATTTTAGGAAGAGTTATAGAAACTGTTGCAAGAGGTGGTACTTATTTATTTAATGTAGGTCCAAATCAAATGGGGGTTATTCCAGAAATTGGAGCAAAATTCTTAAGAGAATCTGGAGATTGGTTAAAGAAATATTCTCAAGTTGTTTATAACGCTAATCCATCACCTTGGAGTTACAAATTACCTTGGGGAGATGTTACAACTAAAGACAACTCTATGTTTTTAGCGGTTTCGGAATGGCCTACAGATGGTAAATTATACTTACCAGGATTAAAAACCAAAATTAAATCAGCATATATTGTTAATCCTAAAGGGAAAAACAAAAAAGTTAAATTTAATCAAAGTGATGATACTGATTGGGTTTCTTTTGATGTGCCTTATAAAGCACCAGATGATTTAATTTCTGTTATTGAAGTAAAGTTTAATGAAGATGATACAATTTTAGTAGAAGATAATTCTTTAGGTGTGTATCCAAATACCGATACTGTTTTAATTACAGAATTTGGAGAAGCTAAAAATGCAACTCAATCTAACAAACGTTGGATGGAAAAGTTTGGTGAATGGAAACATGCTGATCAAGTTAGTGATTGGAAAGAAAACGGAACAATAACATGGAATATTGATGTTAAAGAAGCAGGTTACTATTACTTAGATTTATCGTATGCAGGTAAGGAAAGGTTGGTATGGAAAACTGTTACAGATGAAGGTGTTGAGGTACAAAACCAACAGGCAGCTACAGAAAAGTATGTTTTTTACAGCATGGGTATCTTAGAATTTAAAACTCCAGGGTTACATACAATTACAACATCTTTAGTTGAAGGAGATAAAAAAACATCAAGTTTAAAATCTCTAAAATTAAGACCAATCAAATAAATATAAGAATAATGAAAACCCCTTTTTCACATACATCTTTGTTCCTAATTTGTTTATTTTTAGTGCAAACAGCATTTTCTCAAAACGACTCATATTATCCAGATTTTAATTGGGATAAAGTTCCTGTAGCTTTTCACTTTGGAAAAAAAGGAGATCTTTTAACAAAAAAAGAGGCAAAATTTATTGCTAGCCATTCCAATTTTGTGGTATTAGAAAAAGCACATGGTTTTCCAAAATATAAATATTCTGAAGAATCAATTGCTGCAGATGCTAAAGTTTTAAAAAAGCTGAATAAAGATGTAAAAGTGGTTTTTTATTGGAATGCTTTTTTAGATTATTCTATGTATAAAGCACATGATGAATATCAAACAAAAAAAGATTTGTGGCTAAAAACAGCAACAGGCGAGTTCGATTTAAAAGACAATAAAATGAAACGCTATGATTTATCTAATCCTGATTTTAGAAATTGGTGGTCTAATGTTGCTAAAGAAAATTTAGAGAATAAAAACATAGACGGAGTTTTCTTTGATGCACTAAATCAAGTAACCAGTCCAGGAAATAAAAGACTATGGGGCGTAGAAAAATACAATGCAATTCAGCAAGGTTTAAAAGATTTAATTAAAGAAACTAGAGCTAAAATTGGTGATGATAAAATTATTGTTTACAACGGAATTCGTTCTACTCCACTAAGAAATGCAGGAAATGATTTTCCTGAAAACACAGATGCCATTATGATTGAGCATTTTGGATATTTTAATAGCAAAACAAAAGAAAGTATGCTAAAAGATATTCAAGAAATGGAAAAAGCGGGAAAAAGTGGGAAAATTGTAGTTTTTAAATCTTGGCCAGAAAATGCTTGGTTAAACAAGAGTTTTATGGCGAAATCAGAAAAAGAAAAAGAGAAAATTTCTAAAGAACACTTAAATTTTGCTTTAGCTTCTTTTTTGGCTGGCGCTCAAAAACATTCTTATATTATTTACAATTGGGGCTATCGATTAAGTATGGGATCGCTTTTATGGTATCCAGAATTTGATAAACCTTTAGGAAAACCTTTAGATGACATGCAAACAAACGGTTGGGTTTTAACCAGAAATTACGAACATGCAAGCGTTTGGGTAGATTTAGAAAAGAAAAAATCAAGAATCGACTGGAAAAAATAGAGTTATGAAATTAAGTAGCTATTTTTATTTATTCATATTGATAGTTTTATCATCTTGTCAAAAGAAAACAAAATTACCAAACGAAATAAGTAAACCTAATATTATCATTTTTTATGCTGATGATATGGGATATGGAGATTTAGCAATTCAAAACCCAGAATCTAAAATACCTACGCCAAATTTAGATCAATTGGCAAAAGAAGGCATGCTAATGTCAGATGCACATAGTTCTTCTGGTATTTGTACACCTAGTAGATATGCACTTTTAACGGGTAGATATCATTGGCGAGATTTTAATGACATTGTACATTCCATGGGCCCCACTGTTTTTAAAGAAAATCAGGTTACTTTGCCTAAAATTCTTA encodes the following:
- a CDS encoding alpha-L-fucosidase codes for the protein MFKKGYLIFSVLVLFIGVLDINSQEPKEKGMEEMWGETKVSGDALKSGKAKLFDEGNYGMFIHWGLFSNLAGVWEDKTYYGIGEWIMNPRMAGIPVEDYKKVANNFNPTGFDAKAIAQLAKDAGMKYIIITSKHHEGFAMFDSKVSDFNIVDATPFGRDPMHELSDACHELGLGFGFYYSHNQDWTAPGGTRGPKVDENGKEATFEDYFYNKCKPQVKEICSNYGQIDFVWFDTPGDMEEKYVVELADMVRELQPNAMMCSRVGYGLGDYASVGDMEVPTKKIKGLWETADTNNDSWSYAWYDNNFKSPKVILGRVIETVARGGTYLFNVGPNQMGVIPEIGAKFLRESGDWLKKYSQVVYNANPSPWSYKLPWGDVTTKDNSMFLAVSEWPTDGKLYLPGLKTKIKSAYIVNPKGKNKKVKFNQSDDTDWVSFDVPYKAPDDLISVIEVKFNEDDTILVEDNSLGVYPNTDTVLITEFGEAKNATQSNKRWMEKFGEWKHADQVSDWKENGTITWNIDVKEAGYYYLDLSYAGKERLVWKTVTDEGVEVQNQQAATEKYVFYSMGILEFKTPGLHTITTSLVEGDKKTSSLKSLKLRPIK
- a CDS encoding putative glycoside hydrolase; translated protein: MKTPFSHTSLFLICLFLVQTAFSQNDSYYPDFNWDKVPVAFHFGKKGDLLTKKEAKFIASHSNFVVLEKAHGFPKYKYSEESIAADAKVLKKLNKDVKVVFYWNAFLDYSMYKAHDEYQTKKDLWLKTATGEFDLKDNKMKRYDLSNPDFRNWWSNVAKENLENKNIDGVFFDALNQVTSPGNKRLWGVEKYNAIQQGLKDLIKETRAKIGDDKIIVYNGIRSTPLRNAGNDFPENTDAIMIEHFGYFNSKTKESMLKDIQEMEKAGKSGKIVVFKSWPENAWLNKSFMAKSEKEKEKISKEHLNFALASFLAGAQKHSYIIYNWGYRLSMGSLLWYPEFDKPLGKPLDDMQTNGWVLTRNYEHASVWVDLEKKKSRIDWKK